Within Bacillus sp. E(2018), the genomic segment ATCCTTTTTCCTTTTAATCCCTTCAAGGATGGTTTAGGAGTTGAAGGATTGTTTGAGGATGATTGTTGAACAGCGACAAGCCATCCTGCCAACCAAGCACTTTTACCATTCGGCAGCTTAATTTGTACCCAGTCGTTCTTAGATTGAAGAAATGCGAATTCGTCCCCTTGATTTGCATGACCTACTATTAAGTAGGCAGTAGAAGGACCTTGCCTAATATTTACGCCATCTGACATGACGACAACTTTTTTGGCTATTGAAGAAGGTGGAGCAACAGGAGGTTTCGTTGCAGGCTTAGGATTCGTTACGATTGGAGTTCCTCCCGTTTGTATGGTTATATATTGACTAGATACCCAACCTTTTTTTCCATCCGAAGTTTGAATGTAAAGCCAGCTTCCTGACTCAGACATCACCTGTACCGAAGTACCATATTTAAGTGAACCAATGATTGGTGAAGATAGATTTCCGGATGATCGAAAATTTAAAAACGTTGCTGTTACTCTTCCCCACTTTCCGCTATTTACAGGTTGGGTTGCAGAAGGCTTAGAATTTGTCGGAGATGTACCTGATTGGTTCAATAGATAAGCACTGCTTACCCATCCTTTCATAGAGCCGTATGTAACTGAAGACCAATTACCCTCTTCTTTAACGATAGAAACGATGCTTCCATTTTTAATAGAACCCACTACTTTATACTGTGTTCCTGCACCTTCTCTAACATTAAGGGAAGTTGCTGTAACTTTTGCTAATTTCGTAGTTTTTGTTTCCTTTTGAGTTGGTGTAGAGGAACTCGTGGAATTATTTACCTTTATGTACGCTGAACTAACCCAAGCTTTTCCCCCGTTAAAAGATATGTTAGCCCATCCTTTTTTTATCTGGAACACAGTAACTTTCGAACCTTTTTTTAATGATCCGATCTGTTTTGACGATGAGGAAGGTTCTGTGCGAACATTCAAGCTTGTTGCATTCACTGTAGCGGTTTTAGATGCTGCCAAGGCAGTACTAAGTGGAAATCCCGCGATTAAAAGGACAACTATCAGAAAGAAGCACATTACCTTAACATTCGATCTCACACGTTTCATCTCCTATTAATTTTTCTTTACTAGCTGTACGTGTTATATCGTCATATTAAAGGCTTCCTTCACCTTTTTGACTGCGTTTTAAGAACAAAAAAATACACCCTAGCTGCAAACACTAGGGTGTTACTTATTAGATTAATCCAAAATGCTTAAGTCCATGATAGATGCCATCTTCATCAACTGATTTTGTTACAAAGTCAGCTGCGTCTTTTGCTTCTTGTAAACCATTGCCCATCGCGATTCCTGTTCCTGCTGCTGTAAGCATCTCGATATCATTTAACGCATCACCGAACGCGTATACGTTTTCGGGTTTCATGTTCATCTTTTTCATGAACGCCTGAATTCCTTTTGCTTTAGAACCACCCGTGGGCAAAATGTCTAATGCATTTTCATGCCAGCGAATAAAATCAAACGTACCTTTGTATCCATCTCGGTATACATGTTCATGCTGTTCCTGGCAAAATAATAAAACTTGATAAACTTCATTTTCCTTATAGAAACCAGGGTGGAAAACGGGATAACTTGGCATGAGATTAAACGTACAGTTCTTAATGATCTCATGATTATCAGCATTGCTTGTCGCTCTTTCATGATCAAGATAGACCAGAGGATGACCTGCCTTCTCTGCTTCTTCTTCAATTTTAAGAATTGCTTCTCTGGATAACGGTGTCTTATGAATCACTTCATCTTTAAAAACAACATAAGATCCGTTAAAGCTTACAAACGAATCAACCTCTAATTCCTCACGAATCGGTTCAAACATAAACGGACCTCGTCCAGTAGCGATTGCTACATGTACGCCATTCTTTTTCAACTGAGAAATACTCTCTTTCGTACTGTCAGGAATTTTTTTCTCATCATTTACTAGCGTTCCATCTATATCAAAAAATACTATTTTGTCATTCATTTCGCATCGTCTCCTGTTGAATGTTCTATCCTACAATAGTGGTACGATTCTGTATAAATGTCAAATCAGGCGTCTGTGTTACTTTCTTACGGATTGATTTACTTGGATTAATCCTTTTTCAGGCATTGACAATAAGAATACTGTCATAATAATGAGCATACCACCAGCAGTCTGGTAACTTCCAAACGCAGTACCAAGCCAAATAACCGACACTAGTGTAGCTACTAAAGGTTCAGCGCTTCCAAGTAAGCTCGTTTCTGTCGAGCTTATATACTTTAAAGAGTCTAAGTAAAGATAAAAAGGCAATAGTGTTCCGAATACTACAACAAATGACAGCATCCCAAAAAGTGCGAATGACCAATCAATCTCATTCGCCTGCCAAGGCTGAGTAAAAATGGAAACAGCAGCACCACCAAGCAACATAGCCCAGCCTACGATTGTAGCAGAAGCATATTGCTTCAGCAGTCTTACAGGATAAACCGTATATACCGCAACAGATATTCCTGACAGAACTCCCCAAAAAACAGCTTTCTCAGAAACGGTTATCTCTTGTAAACTTCCGTTTGTTAGTAATAAAAACGTTCCTGATAGAGCCATTAGAACGGCAATCCATTCTTTTCGTTTTGGCCATTTCAAAAATTTCAACGCAAAGTAAACCGTAATAAAGACAGGACCTAAAAACTGAAGCAGGGTTGCCGTTGGTGCATTTCCCGCTTCTATACTCAAAAAGAACGTGAGCTGTGCTCCAAGCATACCCGTTAAAGAAAATACCACTAAATCAAATCGGTCTTTTTTATTTCTCCAAACTTCAAATATATTGCGATGAAAAGAAATAAGAAATAACAGCAGCGCTCCAGCCATCACCATGCGGACAGAAACTAACCATGTGGCAGTCATTGCTGAATGTGAAAAGATCCATTCTGCAGCATTTCCTGAGAATCCCCAGAGTGAAGCTCCTGTTAATGCAAGTCCTATACCTTTCCACCGGGAATTTTCTTTTTGCTTTCCCATCATACACCCGCTTCCCCAATTACAATGTTCTTTATAAAGATTCACATTTTTACTCAATGCTTTTTCAATTACTCTTAAACGTGCATCCTTCATTCATTATAGAACGAATAAGTGAAAATCAAATACATTTTCTTTATTCTAATTTCTACAAAATTAGTTTGTTATTTAGGAATCAGCTAGAATTCAACAACTAGTTTAGTTTCAGGAGATGCCCTAACAATAGAAAGCACTGAGTGGTAAAAACCACTCAGTGCTTATCTAGAAAATAAAAATAGGGGGATGATGTATCATACGAAACTTACGGGTTTTGGTGTCGGTTAAAGCAAAAATATGCGAATACCTATTACATTCAACACCGAAGAAAAAACTTTTTCCATCATATGCATAAATTATCCAAATATATACAAACTAGTAATACAAGGAGGTGATACATATGGCACGTAACAATAACTCTAACGAATTAGTAGTAGCTGGAGCACAAGCAGCTTTGGATCAAATGAAGTATGAAATCGCTTCTGAGTTTGGTGTTCAACTAGGACCAGACACAACATCCCGTGCGAATGGATCTGTTGGTGGTGAAATCACTAAACGTCTTGTTCAAATGGCTGAACAACAGCTAGGTGGCGGATACCGACGCTAAACTGCAGTTAACATGAAAAAGTCATCCACAATATGCGGATGACTTTTATTTATTTATCTGACTTTATCTAGTTTCACTTGAATCAAGACTGGATCATGGTCACTTGCTCGACCGTGTTCTTCCATAAACTGCGAATTGATATGAACGATATCAACTTTTGTCTTTCTCGCCATATTGTTTGTTACTAAAATATGATCAAGAACTTGAGAGTTCCCTTGGTAAGAATATGTGTAGCGCTCTTTAAAAGGAACTTTGTCAATCATGTTCGTCAACTCATTGCCTTTTACTTTCTTGAGAGTTTTTGTAAACTCGAAATCATTGAAATCTCCTAGCAAGACTACCTTTGCATCCTTATCTTCACTCTTAACATTTTTAACAAACTGATTTACAATTCCCGCGATTTCTAAACGTTGCGCTTCACTTCCAAGGAAAGGAGGCTGATTTTTCCCAAACAGCGGCTGATCTCCGCCTTTTGAGTTAAAATGATTCGCAACCACAATTACGCTCTCACCTTTAAACATGAACTGTGCTGCGACTGGCTTACGGCTGTTTTCAAATGCTGGGTTTGTCGGATCAATACGCCCAGGATTTACAGTAAGCTTACCGTCCTTATAGCCTACCGCTTCTGTTGCTGTTCCTTTAGTTCCTTTTGCAAGTGAAACACGTTCAGGATTGTAGATGAATCCTACACGAATGTTACCACCAGGAATTCCGCCGTCTTGTCCATCAACTGGTGCGATATCTGTATACACATAGTGTGGACCACCTTGCGCCGTAATCTCAGCGATTAATCGATCAGCACTTGCTTTTGCATCTGTTGTACCATCATTCGTTGGACCGTTTCCATCTTGCATCTCAACAAGCCCTACGATATCTGGTGCGTTCAGGTTACGAACGATTGATTTTGCGATACGCGATACTTTTTCATCGCTCGTACTGTCACGCCCTTCTTCAAGTGCAGAAAAGTTCTCTACGTTAAAGCTCGCGATCGTTAACTCTTTATGTTTTTCGTGAATCTTTGTAACTTCCGGTTTTGTTCTTCCTTCAACAAACGTTGGAAGTTCTTCTCGGTCAGCTAACACTTTATAGTTACCAAATCCGTAGCTCACAACACCTGTAATAGAGCCTAAGAAGAAATCCCCTGTTTTTGCAACAAACGATTCGTCGTTCATATCGACAAAAATGCGTTCTGGGTTATAATCAAACTCCTTGATGTTTAGACCACCTGATGAGTTAAATTCTTTTTGCTTCCAAAAATCTGGCACTACAACAAGTTCTCCATATTTTTGAGGTGCAAGAACGCCAGGATTCTTAACTTCTACAAGCATTCCTTCTAAACTTTCATAAAAATCAATGCCGTCTTCTTTTGGATCAAACACTCCAAAGTTATCATTATCGATCACTTTTGTAGGCTGTTGAAGACCAAACAAACCGATAATCGTTGATTTTGGGAGTTTTTGTCCTTCTTGCAGTTTTGTGATGCGACTTCCATTGATCTCTGTAACAGCTAGATCTGTTTTCAGTTTATCTGAATATCCTTCAAGTACCCACTCTTTTACTAGCCCATCAACGGATACCAGATTTCCTTTTGCCTGACCGTGATCTTTTTGGTAGACTAAAATACCTTCAGATGTTCTATAGTCTTTATCCGGCTTTACGTCTTGCATATAAAAATTATTGTTATCAACAACTTTTGTTACAATTCCTTCTAAGCCTTCTACTGCCTTGTTTGCAACAGGAGATTGATGACTCGCTCCTTGAACATCATGGATACGAAGTCCAGATAGAGCAACTTGGTACTTGAACGCTGAAATGTTACTATTCTTTAAACCTTCTTTAACAGCAACCGCTTTAATGGTTACGTCTTCGTTCACTGTTATAGGAGATGTATAACGTGTGCTATCCGTAGTCGGATCTTGTCCATCTAAAGTGTAATAAATTTCCGCATCTGTTGTAGCGGTGGAAAGTACGATAGAAGTCCCTTTAGAAACAACTTGTCCCTCGACGGATGATTTCACTTCTTCGACTTGTGATTCAGATGGAGTACCATCAACA encodes:
- a CDS encoding SH3 domain-containing protein, with amino-acid sequence MRSNVKVMCFFLIVVLLIAGFPLSTALAASKTATVNATSLNVRTEPSSSSKQIGSLKKGSKVTVFQIKKGWANISFNGGKAWVSSAYIKVNNSTSSSTPTQKETKTTKLAKVTATSLNVREGAGTQYKVVGSIKNGSIVSIVKEEGNWSSVTYGSMKGWVSSAYLLNQSGTSPTNSKPSATQPVNSGKWGRVTATFLNFRSSGNLSSPIIGSLKYGTSVQVMSESGSWLYIQTSDGKKGWVSSQYITIQTGGTPIVTNPKPATKPPVAPPSSIAKKVVVMSDGVNIRQGPSTAYLIVGHANQGDEFAFLQSKNDWVQIKLPNGKSAWLAGWLVAVQQSSSNNPSTPKPSLKGLKGKRIVIDPGHGGNDPGASGKSTGTQEAAMTLMSARLLATQLSNAGAKVIFTRSGNTYISLNKRVEISHYHFADAFVSLHYNSASDRAATGLLTFYYGQKDLKLANSVNTGLIGANTGLKGGNVRYGNFHVLRENKQPAVLVELGFLSNPFDEMTIKSSSFQTKAATGITAGLAQYFQ
- a CDS encoding alpha/beta-type small acid-soluble spore protein; its protein translation is MARNNNSNELVVAGAQAALDQMKYEIASEFGVQLGPDTTSRANGSVGGEITKRLVQMAEQQLGGGYRR
- a CDS encoding DMT family transporter; translated protein: MMGKQKENSRWKGIGLALTGASLWGFSGNAAEWIFSHSAMTATWLVSVRMVMAGALLLFLISFHRNIFEVWRNKKDRFDLVVFSLTGMLGAQLTFFLSIEAGNAPTATLLQFLGPVFITVYFALKFLKWPKRKEWIAVLMALSGTFLLLTNGSLQEITVSEKAVFWGVLSGISVAVYTVYPVRLLKQYASATIVGWAMLLGGAAVSIFTQPWQANEIDWSFALFGMLSFVVVFGTLLPFYLYLDSLKYISSTETSLLGSAEPLVATLVSVIWLGTAFGSYQTAGGMLIIMTVFLLSMPEKGLIQVNQSVRK
- a CDS encoding DUF6359 domain-containing protein translates to MKMTKRLTNISIMLVMVLSMVLPLQQTASAADVLTVSEALVKQDKSIQKVEGYIVGTVKGGSGSSISFTHEGPFTANTNLALADSPSETDKTKILTVQLPNTSLRSELNLVDHPENLGKKVQLSGSLEAYFSVPGLKNVDKYQFVDGTPSESQVEEVKSSVEGQVVSKGTSIVLSTATTDAEIYYTLDGQDPTTDSTRYTSPITVNEDVTIKAVAVKEGLKNSNISAFKYQVALSGLRIHDVQGASHQSPVANKAVEGLEGIVTKVVDNNNFYMQDVKPDKDYRTSEGILVYQKDHGQAKGNLVSVDGLVKEWVLEGYSDKLKTDLAVTEINGSRITKLQEGQKLPKSTIIGLFGLQQPTKVIDNDNFGVFDPKEDGIDFYESLEGMLVEVKNPGVLAPQKYGELVVVPDFWKQKEFNSSGGLNIKEFDYNPERIFVDMNDESFVAKTGDFFLGSITGVVSYGFGNYKVLADREELPTFVEGRTKPEVTKIHEKHKELTIASFNVENFSALEEGRDSTSDEKVSRIAKSIVRNLNAPDIVGLVEMQDGNGPTNDGTTDAKASADRLIAEITAQGGPHYVYTDIAPVDGQDGGIPGGNIRVGFIYNPERVSLAKGTKGTATEAVGYKDGKLTVNPGRIDPTNPAFENSRKPVAAQFMFKGESVIVVANHFNSKGGDQPLFGKNQPPFLGSEAQRLEIAGIVNQFVKNVKSEDKDAKVVLLGDFNDFEFTKTLKKVKGNELTNMIDKVPFKERYTYSYQGNSQVLDHILVTNNMARKTKVDIVHINSQFMEEHGRASDHDPVLIQVKLDKVR
- a CDS encoding Cof-type HAD-IIB family hydrolase; protein product: MNDKIVFFDIDGTLVNDEKKIPDSTKESISQLKKNGVHVAIATGRGPFMFEPIREELEVDSFVSFNGSYVVFKDEVIHKTPLSREAILKIEEEAEKAGHPLVYLDHERATSNADNHEIIKNCTFNLMPSYPVFHPGFYKENEVYQVLLFCQEQHEHVYRDGYKGTFDFIRWHENALDILPTGGSKAKGIQAFMKKMNMKPENVYAFGDALNDIEMLTAAGTGIAMGNGLQEAKDAADFVTKSVDEDGIYHGLKHFGLI